The proteins below are encoded in one region of Solidesulfovibrio fructosivorans JJ]:
- a CDS encoding tetratricopeptide repeat protein: protein MDRSEISVAILTNNQHHATRDKQCLVKLNVKSIKVFDDPEDVLESVRQQEVQLVLIDAAVRNMTGSACLRALRKAANTALLPAIMVTPESQLQAVVDAIAAGCNGYVIRPYSLQTFERHLRMAFESMSGDSIETAQLDAATELVAQGRFDEAISEFNELVEEENEAVAFFNKGMDYLRRRKFGKAILAFNKAVALNSMYAEAYKGMAYAYKGKGDDAGFRACLDKSASILAMQDRLDELKELFAEILQANPDAINPYNTMGIDLRKKGDYVGAMHAYTQALTLTPNDENLHYNIAKACIFSKDYDAAMEHLEKAAGLRQDFEEAKRLLAKLRAKQYDSLGVSNGAARSPSGRDGLAMDS, encoded by the coding sequence ATGGATAGAAGCGAAATTTCCGTCGCCATACTGACCAACAACCAGCATCATGCGACCCGGGACAAGCAGTGCCTGGTCAAGCTCAACGTCAAGAGCATCAAGGTGTTCGACGATCCGGAAGACGTGCTGGAGTCGGTGCGGCAACAGGAGGTGCAACTCGTACTCATCGACGCGGCCGTCAGGAACATGACCGGCAGCGCCTGCCTGCGGGCCCTGCGCAAGGCGGCGAACACCGCTCTCCTGCCGGCGATCATGGTCACGCCGGAAAGCCAGCTCCAAGCCGTGGTCGACGCCATCGCCGCCGGTTGCAACGGCTATGTCATCCGCCCCTATTCCCTGCAAACCTTCGAACGCCATCTGCGCATGGCCTTCGAGTCCATGAGCGGCGACAGCATCGAGACGGCCCAGTTGGACGCGGCCACCGAGCTGGTCGCCCAGGGCCGCTTCGACGAGGCCATCAGCGAATTCAACGAACTGGTGGAAGAGGAAAACGAGGCCGTTGCCTTCTTCAACAAAGGCATGGACTACCTGCGCCGTCGGAAGTTCGGCAAGGCCATCCTGGCCTTCAACAAGGCCGTGGCGCTCAATTCCATGTACGCCGAGGCCTACAAGGGCATGGCCTACGCCTATAAGGGCAAAGGCGACGACGCGGGTTTCCGGGCCTGCCTGGACAAGTCGGCATCCATACTGGCCATGCAGGACCGCCTCGACGAACTCAAGGAGCTTTTCGCCGAAATCCTGCAGGCCAATCCCGACGCGATCAACCCCTACAACACCATGGGCATCGACCTGCGCAAAAAAGGCGACTACGTCGGCGCGATGCACGCCTACACCCAGGCACTGACGCTGACGCCAAACGACGAAAACCTGCACTACAACATCGCCAAGGCCTGCATCTTCTCCAAGGACTACGACGCGGCCATGGAGCATCTGGAAAAAGCGGCCGGACTGCGCCAGGATTTCGAAGAGGCCAAACGGCTGCTTGCCAAGCTTCGGGCCAAGCAATACGATTCCTTAGGCGTTTCAAACGGCGCGGCCCGGAGCCCTTCCGGACGGGACGGCCTGGCCATGGACTCCTGA
- a CDS encoding tetratricopeptide repeat protein produces MEQENRINGIFSRKTTLKVGFGTTKHAALSETYWFVKEQDSGQFQVQSLDMDFKPQGQPFTISRAKLFEDYHLEPDLSYRLLSQPLLVGDHYRSTAKYGSAEQEYLKIKRIDEDNIRANFGLGLIYLALEKTDKATYIFDRLVRLEETFEPKHKHLFNEFGINLRKKGLYEEALKYYFRARELSPNDDHLLLNIARVHYEQNRLPEAEAAAREALAMNPDLVEARRLLNRIWDGPPRVKPLPGI; encoded by the coding sequence ATGGAGCAAGAAAACCGCATAAACGGCATCTTTTCCCGCAAAACCACCCTCAAGGTCGGTTTCGGCACGACAAAGCATGCCGCCCTTTCGGAAACCTACTGGTTCGTCAAGGAACAGGACTCGGGACAGTTCCAGGTGCAAAGCCTGGACATGGACTTCAAGCCCCAAGGCCAGCCTTTCACCATTTCCCGGGCCAAGCTCTTCGAGGACTACCACCTGGAACCGGACCTGAGCTACCGGCTCCTCAGCCAGCCGCTGCTCGTGGGCGACCATTACCGGTCCACGGCCAAATACGGGAGCGCCGAGCAGGAATACCTCAAGATCAAACGCATCGACGAGGACAACATCCGGGCCAATTTCGGATTGGGGCTGATCTACCTGGCTCTCGAGAAGACCGACAAGGCCACCTACATCTTCGACCGGCTGGTGCGGCTGGAGGAAACCTTCGAGCCCAAGCACAAGCACCTCTTCAACGAGTTCGGCATCAACCTGCGCAAAAAAGGCCTCTACGAGGAAGCCCTCAAGTACTACTTCAGGGCGCGCGAACTCTCTCCCAACGACGACCATCTATTGCTCAACATCGCCCGCGTCCACTACGAGCAAAACAGACTGCCCGAAGCCGAAGCCGCCGCACGCGAAGCCCTGGCCATGAATCCCGACCTCGTCGAGGCCAGACGGCTGCTCAACCGCATCTGGGACGGCCCGCCGCGCGTAAAACCCCTGCCCGGCATTTGA
- a CDS encoding DEAD/DEAH box helicase, translated as MGIPFDPLVADWFGAHVGAPTDIQERAWPRIAAGEHVLAVAPTGSGKTLTAFLCALDKLATGVWPSGRVSVVYVSPLKALGTDVRANLLVPLAGLRRAFVAAGRTMPPIRAEVRTGDTAPEARRRMLRQPPEILITTPESLNLLLSSRGGRGMLGDVRLVILDEIHAVAGSKRGVFLLAAVERLALLAGEFQRVALSATVSPLEAVAAMVGGFAPAPDPVDPDDLQLVPRPVSIVTSRAEKRMSLGVRRIPWPAGETQGGYIKALADDIRARILSAGTTLVFVNNRRLCEKLARLINAEADEPLAYAHHGSLSRELRQAVETRLKAGELRAVVATNSLELGIDVGAVDAVLLVECPPTVSSAVQRIGRSGHRVGEVSKAVFLPTGGKDLLEAAVMARAANARDIEPLRPVLAPLDVLAQTLVAMCGVETWEVAALYQAVRRVWAYRDLSRTAFDLTLGMLAGRYAATRIRELAPLVAVDGLDSTVSARKGALLRLYASGGVIADRGYYALRRQESGARLGELDEVFVWEARLGQIFAFGAQNWRIERITDAEVFVSPAPTGTVPAPFWIGDGRSRDRHFSKLLADFLEEADTRLDDPDFRRELETQYAMEPQAAGELVDYLRGQKEATGVGLPHARHLVVEVTATGPGGAPGSQVILHAPLGLAVTAPLSLILEAKLAERLGETAPVFAGNDCVAVTLPREIDPQAVLAALPVGDVTPMLRSRLEGSGAFGLAFREAAGRALLLPKDGFGKRQPLWITRLRARKLLAAVAHSGDFPMVLEAWRTCLGEIFDIEGLAGFLAALRAGDVAVSIVRTRVQSPFAADLVWRHITEYMYLTDAGTTAGPTGARPDLVAEVARGPVRPAVPDAVVAAFEAKRQRLFPGYAPTTPAELLEWLKERVLVTRGQWREMLAAAHRDGGGEPEALEAALSPKLARIDAPGDAEPRLAALERAGEIALALYGGAALARPFSEKGKLPRRAGISEEDLAAARESLFTEWMSFYGPMSLGRMGELLAIAPESVAGAAEDLTIAGKWVSGELVSGSPEARWCDAANFETLLRLARAARRPRVVALAADRLPYFAAIWQGLAKPAQDADGLADRLVQLACLPLPAALWEADVLPARSVGYDPAWLDVALGATGMGWYGAGPKRVLFALPDDLDLAGFTPSKGTEELFPDPRAGYDFSALLEITGLPPSELAKALWQAAFAAQATCDSLAVLRRGVATDFTPEAATYKGAIRGRRAIRRTAPARFAAALPTAGMWRALRVPEPPDDPLAREELAMDRARLLLARYGVVCRETIAKENKAFAWPGVFRALRRMELSGEVVSGEFFAGLSGPQFAAARAVRLISGGLSGSESWWCCGRDPAALWGGTPQDGALSLPRRAAGAYVAFIGPDPVLTLETGPGRLTIKLSPEDAALPAALAPLTHLLTRRVAPVPRLTLTTINGTPAEKSPYAALLRQLFEAVQERKGVTLFRKR; from the coding sequence ATGGGCATTCCGTTCGATCCCCTTGTCGCGGACTGGTTTGGCGCGCATGTCGGCGCGCCCACGGACATCCAGGAGCGCGCCTGGCCGCGCATCGCCGCCGGCGAGCATGTGCTGGCCGTGGCCCCGACCGGTTCGGGCAAGACGTTGACCGCCTTTTTGTGCGCCCTGGACAAGCTGGCCACGGGCGTCTGGCCGTCCGGCCGGGTCTCGGTGGTCTACGTCTCACCGCTCAAGGCCCTGGGCACGGATGTGCGGGCCAATCTGCTCGTGCCCCTGGCCGGGCTGCGCCGGGCTTTCGTGGCCGCCGGCCGGACCATGCCCCCCATCCGGGCCGAGGTCCGCACCGGAGACACCGCGCCCGAGGCCAGACGCCGCATGCTGCGCCAGCCGCCGGAGATCCTCATCACCACGCCGGAATCCTTGAACCTGCTGCTCAGTTCCCGGGGCGGCCGGGGCATGCTCGGCGACGTGCGGCTGGTCATTCTCGACGAGATTCATGCCGTGGCCGGCAGCAAGCGCGGCGTGTTCCTGCTGGCCGCCGTGGAGCGGCTGGCTCTGCTTGCCGGCGAGTTCCAGCGCGTGGCCCTCTCGGCCACGGTCTCGCCCCTGGAGGCGGTTGCGGCTATGGTCGGGGGATTTGCCCCTGCGCCCGATCCGGTCGATCCCGACGACTTGCAGCTTGTCCCGCGTCCGGTCTCCATCGTGACCAGCCGGGCCGAGAAGCGCATGTCCCTTGGCGTGCGCCGCATCCCCTGGCCGGCCGGCGAAACCCAAGGCGGCTACATCAAGGCCCTGGCCGACGACATCCGGGCGCGCATCCTTTCCGCCGGCACGACGCTGGTCTTCGTCAACAACCGAAGGCTGTGCGAAAAGCTGGCCCGGCTCATAAACGCCGAAGCCGACGAGCCGCTGGCCTACGCCCATCACGGCTCCCTTTCCCGGGAACTGCGCCAGGCCGTGGAAACCCGGCTCAAGGCCGGCGAGCTGCGGGCCGTGGTGGCCACCAATTCCCTGGAACTCGGCATCGACGTCGGGGCCGTGGACGCGGTGCTGTTGGTGGAATGCCCGCCCACGGTGAGTTCCGCCGTGCAGCGCATCGGCCGCTCGGGCCACCGCGTGGGCGAGGTGAGCAAGGCCGTTTTTCTGCCGACCGGCGGCAAGGATCTGCTCGAGGCGGCGGTCATGGCCCGGGCGGCCAATGCCCGCGACATCGAGCCCCTGCGCCCGGTCCTGGCGCCCCTCGATGTGTTGGCCCAGACCCTTGTGGCCATGTGCGGCGTGGAAACCTGGGAGGTTGCCGCGCTCTATCAGGCCGTGCGCCGCGTATGGGCCTACCGCGACCTGTCCCGCACGGCCTTCGACCTGACGCTCGGCATGCTGGCCGGGCGCTATGCCGCCACGCGCATTCGCGAACTGGCCCCGCTTGTGGCCGTGGACGGCCTGGACAGTACGGTCTCCGCCCGCAAGGGGGCGCTGTTGCGGCTGTATGCCTCGGGCGGGGTCATCGCCGACCGGGGCTACTATGCCCTGCGCCGCCAGGAGAGCGGGGCCAGGCTTGGCGAGCTGGACGAGGTCTTTGTCTGGGAGGCGCGGCTTGGCCAGATTTTCGCCTTTGGCGCGCAGAACTGGCGCATCGAGCGCATCACCGACGCCGAAGTCTTCGTGTCGCCGGCTCCGACCGGGACCGTGCCGGCACCGTTCTGGATCGGCGACGGCCGTTCGCGCGACCGTCATTTCTCGAAGCTCTTGGCCGATTTTCTGGAGGAAGCCGACACCCGGCTCGACGACCCCGATTTCCGCCGGGAGCTGGAAACCCAATATGCCATGGAGCCCCAGGCGGCCGGGGAACTCGTCGATTACCTGCGCGGCCAGAAAGAGGCCACCGGCGTCGGCCTGCCCCATGCCCGGCATCTGGTGGTCGAGGTCACGGCCACCGGTCCCGGCGGCGCGCCCGGCAGCCAGGTGATCCTGCATGCGCCCCTCGGGCTTGCCGTCACCGCGCCGTTGTCCCTTATCCTTGAGGCGAAGCTAGCTGAACGACTGGGAGAGACTGCCCCGGTTTTTGCCGGCAACGACTGCGTGGCCGTGACCCTGCCCCGGGAAATCGATCCGCAGGCCGTGCTCGCCGCGCTGCCGGTCGGGGATGTGACCCCCATGCTGCGCTCGCGCCTCGAAGGGTCGGGCGCCTTCGGCCTGGCCTTTCGGGAAGCGGCCGGCCGGGCGCTCCTGTTGCCCAAGGACGGCTTCGGCAAGCGCCAGCCGCTTTGGATCACGCGGCTTCGGGCCCGAAAGCTGCTCGCCGCCGTGGCCCATAGCGGCGATTTCCCCATGGTGCTCGAAGCCTGGCGCACGTGTCTTGGCGAGATATTTGACATCGAAGGTTTGGCCGGCTTCCTGGCCGCGTTGCGGGCCGGGGACGTGGCCGTCAGCATCGTCCGCACCCGCGTCCAGAGCCCCTTTGCCGCCGACCTCGTCTGGCGGCACATCACCGAGTACATGTACCTGACAGATGCCGGCACCACGGCCGGTCCGACCGGAGCCCGGCCCGACCTTGTGGCCGAGGTGGCCCGGGGGCCGGTGCGGCCGGCCGTGCCCGACGCGGTGGTGGCGGCGTTCGAGGCCAAGCGGCAGCGGCTTTTTCCCGGCTACGCCCCGACCACGCCGGCGGAACTGCTCGAATGGCTCAAGGAACGGGTGCTGGTGACGCGCGGTCAGTGGCGGGAAATGCTCGCCGCCGCCCATCGCGACGGTGGCGGGGAACCGGAGGCGCTCGAAGCGGCGCTCTCCCCGAAACTGGCCCGCATCGACGCGCCGGGGGACGCGGAGCCGCGTCTGGCCGCCTTGGAGCGGGCCGGGGAGATCGCCCTGGCGCTGTACGGCGGCGCCGCCTTGGCCCGGCCGTTTTCGGAAAAGGGAAAGCTGCCGCGCCGGGCCGGCATTTCCGAGGAGGATCTCGCCGCCGCGCGGGAATCGCTTTTTACGGAGTGGATGTCCTTTTACGGCCCCATGTCGCTTGGCCGTATGGGTGAACTGCTCGCCATCGCGCCGGAGAGCGTGGCCGGGGCGGCCGAGGACCTGACCATTGCCGGCAAGTGGGTGTCCGGGGAACTCGTTTCCGGCAGCCCGGAAGCGCGCTGGTGCGACGCGGCCAATTTCGAGACCCTGCTGCGCCTGGCCCGGGCGGCCCGGCGTCCCCGGGTGGTGGCGCTTGCGGCCGACCGGCTGCCGTATTTCGCCGCCATCTGGCAGGGTTTGGCCAAGCCGGCCCAGGATGCCGACGGTCTGGCCGACCGCCTGGTACAGCTCGCCTGCCTGCCGCTTCCCGCCGCGCTGTGGGAAGCCGATGTGCTGCCGGCGCGAAGCGTGGGCTACGATCCGGCTTGGCTCGATGTGGCCCTCGGCGCGACCGGCATGGGGTGGTACGGGGCTGGCCCCAAGCGGGTGCTTTTCGCCTTGCCGGACGACCTGGACCTGGCCGGATTCACGCCGTCCAAGGGGACGGAAGAGCTCTTTCCCGATCCCCGGGCCGGCTACGATTTCTCCGCTTTGCTGGAAATCACCGGCCTGCCGCCGTCGGAGCTGGCCAAGGCGTTGTGGCAGGCGGCTTTTGCCGCACAGGCGACCTGCGATTCCCTGGCCGTGCTGCGCCGGGGCGTGGCCACGGATTTCACGCCTGAGGCCGCGACCTACAAAGGGGCCATACGCGGCCGGCGCGCCATCCGCCGCACCGCGCCGGCCCGGTTTGCCGCCGCGCTGCCCACGGCCGGCATGTGGCGGGCGCTGCGCGTTCCCGAGCCGCCGGACGATCCGCTGGCCCGCGAAGAGCTGGCCATGGACCGGGCCAGGCTTCTTCTGGCGCGCTACGGCGTGGTCTGCCGGGAGACCATCGCCAAGGAGAACAAAGCATTCGCCTGGCCCGGAGTGTTCCGGGCGCTGCGGCGCATGGAGCTTTCCGGCGAGGTCGTCTCAGGGGAATTTTTCGCCGGCCTCTCCGGGCCGCAGTTCGCCGCCGCCCGTGCCGTGCGCCTTATAAGCGGCGGCCTTTCGGGAAGCGAATCCTGGTGGTGCTGCGGCCGCGATCCCGCCGCCTTGTGGGGGGGGACGCCGCAAGACGGGGCATTGTCCCTGCCGCGCCGGGCCGCCGGCGCGTATGTCGCCTTCATCGGCCCGGACCCCGTCCTGACCCTCGAAACCGGCCCCGGCAGGCTCACCATAAAACTTTCGCCCGAAGACGCCGCGCTTCCCGCAGCCCTCGCGCCCCTGACGCACCTGCTTACGCGCCGCGTTGCCCCCGTGCCGCGTCTCACCCTGACGACCATCAACGGTACCCCCGCTGAAAAGAGCCCCTACGCCGCGCTGCTGCGACAGCTTTTCGAAGCCGTCCAAGAGCGCAAGGGCGTGACACTTTTTAGGAAGAGGTAA
- a CDS encoding class I SAM-dependent methyltransferase, whose product MTNLQSNADRFEGLATVYEASRPAPPVVLARLLCRYAGVERPELVVDLGSGTGLATRMWIGLAGRVVGIEPGDDMRRRAEEVATRIPGGEIISFRKGYGDDTGLMSGCADIVTCSQSLHWMDPHPTFAEAARILRPCGVFAAIDADMTPSFGGPAEEAFLMLRRRHRELENKLRLTPVRRWDKAGHLGRMVASGQFRYTREVLAHHVEPGSGARLVELALSMAAWRRFWPMGWRSPRSGWTCCAGRRRRLARCRFIGAIPCASA is encoded by the coding sequence ATGACAAATTTGCAATCCAATGCGGATCGGTTCGAGGGGCTGGCAACGGTGTACGAGGCGAGTCGTCCCGCGCCGCCGGTGGTCCTGGCGCGATTGTTGTGCCGGTATGCGGGGGTGGAGCGGCCGGAGCTGGTGGTGGATCTTGGCAGCGGCACGGGGCTGGCAACGCGGATGTGGATCGGCCTGGCCGGGCGTGTGGTTGGCATCGAGCCGGGGGACGACATGCGGCGTCGGGCGGAGGAGGTCGCGACCCGGATTCCGGGCGGGGAGATCATTTCGTTTCGCAAGGGCTATGGCGACGATACGGGGCTGATGTCCGGGTGCGCGGATATCGTGACGTGCAGCCAGAGTCTGCATTGGATGGACCCGCATCCGACGTTTGCCGAGGCGGCCCGGATATTGCGGCCGTGCGGGGTGTTCGCGGCCATTGACGCGGACATGACGCCGTCGTTTGGCGGTCCGGCCGAGGAGGCGTTTTTGATGCTCAGGCGTCGGCACCGGGAGCTGGAGAACAAGCTGCGGTTGACGCCGGTCAGGCGCTGGGACAAGGCGGGGCATCTGGGCCGCATGGTCGCGTCGGGGCAATTTCGCTACACGCGGGAGGTCTTGGCGCATCATGTGGAGCCGGGCAGCGGCGCGCGGCTGGTGGAGCTGGCCTTGTCCATGGCGGCGTGGCGACGCTTTTGGCCCATGGGGTGGAGGAGTCCGCGTTCGGGCTGGACGTGCTGCGCCGGGAGGCGGCGGCGCTTGGCGAGGTGCCGTTTCATTGGGGCTATACCATGCGCATCGGCGTGA
- a CDS encoding ABC transporter permease gives MARFLSFSPKRFAAMVAKEFTQMRRDHVTFGMMVGIPLLQLILFGYAINSDPKHLPTAILDNDRSTFSRDMAAAMKNSLYFKFTKELTTEAEADELLRLGRIQFVLTIPQNFGRDLVRGDRPVVLLEADATDPSATSNAVAAVRQAASEAFNRDLTGPLLPLRTGDGLVDLRMHARYNPEAITQFNIVPGLMGVVLTMTLVIITSLAITRERERGTMENLLITPVRPVEVLLGKILPYIVVGYLQMILIIIAAKFLFHVPFVGSLPLLLLVSFPFIAANLGVGITFSTIAQNQLQAVQMSFFFFLPSILLSGFMFPFQGMPEWAQWIGSVLPLTHFLRVVRGIVLKGNTWIEIAPHMWPIGLFLLVSLGIGVVRYRQTLD, from the coding sequence ATGGCGCGTTTCCTCAGCTTCTCCCCCAAGCGGTTCGCGGCCATGGTGGCCAAGGAATTCACCCAGATGCGCCGCGACCACGTCACCTTCGGCATGATGGTCGGCATCCCGCTGCTCCAGCTCATCCTCTTTGGCTACGCCATCAACTCCGATCCCAAACACCTGCCCACAGCCATCCTGGACAACGACCGGTCGACCTTTTCCCGCGACATGGCCGCGGCCATGAAAAACAGCCTCTACTTCAAGTTCACCAAGGAACTCACGACAGAGGCCGAGGCCGACGAGCTGCTGCGCCTGGGCCGCATCCAGTTCGTGCTGACCATTCCCCAGAATTTCGGCCGCGACCTTGTTCGCGGCGACCGGCCGGTGGTGCTCCTCGAAGCCGACGCCACCGACCCTTCGGCCACTTCCAACGCCGTGGCCGCCGTCCGCCAGGCCGCAAGCGAAGCCTTCAACCGCGACCTTACCGGGCCGCTTCTGCCGCTTCGCACCGGCGACGGCCTCGTCGACCTGCGCATGCACGCCCGCTACAACCCCGAGGCCATCACCCAGTTCAACATCGTGCCCGGACTCATGGGCGTGGTCCTCACCATGACGCTGGTCATCATCACTTCGCTCGCCATCACCCGCGAACGCGAGCGCGGCACCATGGAGAACCTGCTCATCACTCCGGTGCGGCCGGTGGAGGTGCTGCTCGGCAAAATCCTGCCCTACATTGTTGTCGGCTATCTTCAGATGATACTCATCATCATCGCCGCCAAATTCCTCTTCCACGTCCCCTTCGTCGGCAGCCTGCCGCTGCTCCTCCTCGTCTCCTTTCCCTTCATCGCCGCCAACCTCGGCGTCGGCATCACTTTTTCAACCATCGCCCAGAACCAACTCCAGGCCGTCCAGATGTCCTTTTTCTTCTTTCTGCCCTCCATCCTGCTCTCGGGCTTCATGTTCCCCTTTCAAGGCATGCCCGAATGGGCACAGTGGATCGGCTCGGTCCTGCCGCTGACCCATTTTCTGCGCGTCGTGCGCGGCATCGTGCTCAAGGGCAATACCTGGATCGAAATCGCGCCCCATATGTGGCCCATCGGCCTGTTTCTGCTCGTCTCCCTCGGCATCGGCGTCGTGCGCTACCGGCAGACGCTGGATTAG
- a CDS encoding ABC transporter ATP-binding protein, translating to MNAPASSVIDVTGLTKIFGHKTVVDHIDMRVSRGEIYGFLGPNGSGKTTFIRMLCGLLRPDDGSGTCLGFDVREQAELIKPHVGYMSQRFSLYEDMTVRENLKFIARMYGVADRRQAVGRTIERMNLGRFANQLAGTLSGGWKQRLALSACMIHEPKLLLLDEPTAGVDPMARRDFWDEVHKLAGEGITALISTHYMDEAERCHRLAYIAYGHLLATGAVSEIVAAEGLTTFEISGPELYSLIDKLRGLPGVEQVVAFGVTLHVSGRDGPALEKSLAPYTKPPLGLHEIPPNLEEVFISLMRKAVS from the coding sequence ATGAACGCCCCGGCGTCGTCGGTCATCGACGTGACCGGGCTGACCAAGATCTTCGGCCACAAAACCGTGGTCGACCATATCGACATGCGGGTCTCGCGCGGCGAGATCTACGGCTTTCTCGGCCCCAACGGCTCGGGCAAAACCACGTTTATCCGCATGCTGTGCGGACTGTTGCGCCCGGACGACGGCAGCGGCACCTGCCTGGGGTTCGATGTCCGGGAACAGGCCGAGCTTATAAAACCCCACGTCGGCTACATGTCCCAGCGGTTTTCCCTTTACGAGGACATGACCGTGCGGGAAAATTTGAAGTTCATCGCCCGTATGTACGGGGTGGCGGATCGCCGGCAAGCCGTTGGCCGCACCATCGAACGCATGAACCTCGGCCGCTTCGCCAACCAGCTCGCCGGCACGCTCTCCGGCGGCTGGAAACAGCGCTTGGCCCTTTCCGCCTGCATGATCCACGAGCCGAAGCTCCTGCTCCTCGACGAGCCCACGGCCGGCGTGGACCCCATGGCCCGGCGCGATTTCTGGGACGAGGTGCACAAGCTCGCCGGCGAGGGCATTACGGCGCTTATTTCCACCCACTACATGGACGAGGCCGAACGCTGTCACCGGCTGGCCTACATCGCCTACGGCCATCTTCTCGCCACCGGCGCCGTCAGCGAAATCGTTGCTGCCGAGGGCCTGACCACCTTCGAAATCAGCGGTCCGGAACTTTACAGCCTCATCGACAAGCTGCGGGGACTTCCCGGTGTGGAACAGGTGGTGGCCTTCGGCGTGACGCTCCACGTCAGCGGCCGGGACGGGCCGGCTTTGGAAAAAAGCCTCGCGCCCTATACGAAGCCGCCCCTTGGTCTGCACGAGATTCCTCCCAACCTCGAAGAGGTCTTCATCAGCCTCATGCGCAAGGCGGTGTCCTGA
- a CDS encoding HlyD family secretion protein, whose protein sequence is MEMRNILTALLAAMVFLLAGCEAEKPAVWQGYVEGEFVYVAGKIAGRLDDLRVARGQTVTSGQTLYVLEHAYETEGLALAQAQLRQAEDTLRDKEKGLRPEEIDQIVADLRRAEAARTLSTLEFNRRVKLYADATIAKEELDNARATHDRDKQQVKALEAQLATGKLSSRIDQVRAAQAAADAAKASVEQARWNLDQMTQQAGVSGFVYDVLRYGGEWVAAGSPVVVLLPPGNVKVRFFVPEAVAGALAVGQKIRVSWDGGKAPVMASISYIAPSVEYTPPVIYSQTFREKLVIMIEARFAPDVAVGMHPGQPVDVSLEPAAPAAKAGGDA, encoded by the coding sequence ATGGAGATGCGTAACATCCTTACGGCGCTGCTTGCGGCCATGGTCTTTCTCCTGGCCGGCTGCGAGGCGGAAAAGCCCGCCGTCTGGCAGGGCTATGTCGAGGGCGAGTTCGTGTACGTGGCCGGCAAGATCGCCGGCCGGCTGGACGATTTGCGCGTGGCTCGGGGGCAGACCGTCACCTCCGGACAGACGCTGTACGTGCTGGAGCATGCCTACGAGACCGAAGGGTTGGCCCTGGCCCAGGCCCAACTGCGCCAGGCCGAGGACACGCTTCGCGACAAGGAAAAGGGGCTGCGTCCGGAGGAGATCGACCAGATCGTGGCCGACCTGCGCCGGGCCGAGGCCGCCCGGACCTTGTCGACCCTGGAATTTAATCGCCGGGTCAAGCTCTACGCCGACGCCACCATCGCCAAGGAGGAGCTCGACAACGCCCGGGCCACCCACGACCGCGACAAGCAGCAGGTCAAAGCCCTGGAGGCCCAGCTGGCCACGGGCAAGCTTTCCAGCCGCATCGACCAGGTCCGGGCCGCCCAGGCCGCCGCGGACGCGGCCAAGGCCTCCGTGGAGCAGGCCCGATGGAACCTGGATCAGATGACCCAGCAGGCCGGCGTTTCCGGATTCGTCTACGACGTGCTGCGCTACGGGGGCGAATGGGTGGCGGCCGGCAGTCCGGTTGTGGTCCTTTTGCCGCCGGGCAACGTCAAGGTGCGCTTTTTCGTGCCCGAGGCCGTGGCCGGCGCGCTGGCCGTCGGTCAAAAGATCCGCGTTTCCTGGGACGGCGGCAAAGCGCCCGTCATGGCGTCCATCTCCTATATCGCCCCGAGTGTCGAATACACGCCGCCGGTCATCTACAGCCAGACCTTCCGGGAAAAGCTCGTCATCATGATCGAGGCGCGTTTCGCCCCGGATGTGGCCGTGGGCATGCACCCCGGCCAGCCCGTGGATGTGTCCCTGGAGCCGGCCGCGCCGGCCGCTAAGGCCGGAGGCGACGCATGA
- a CDS encoding TetR/AcrR family transcriptional regulator: MVESEESTSVLARILDAAAEEFGRVGFSGAKVDAIARRAGVNKAALYYHVGNKEKLYETVLLQLFAQVAGTLEQAAKAGPDPVAALSALASAMAGLFSRLPVLPRIMTMEMASGARTMPLAALAEFRRIFGATRDILRQGQETGVMRPANPAFVHMALVGTLVVYSLSEPLRRRFADAVQEMDVRLDAPLAEAAAFLGDLIGRGLRPDAAVGETPVNTAGTEGHGDA, encoded by the coding sequence ATGGTCGAAAGCGAGGAATCCACGTCGGTCCTGGCCCGCATCCTGGATGCGGCGGCCGAAGAGTTCGGCCGGGTCGGCTTTTCCGGGGCCAAGGTGGACGCCATCGCCCGCCGGGCCGGGGTCAACAAGGCGGCGCTGTATTACCACGTCGGCAACAAGGAAAAGCTCTACGAGACCGTGTTGCTCCAACTCTTCGCCCAGGTGGCCGGGACCCTGGAGCAGGCGGCCAAGGCCGGGCCTGACCCCGTGGCCGCGCTCTCCGCCCTGGCCTCCGCCATGGCCGGGCTTTTTTCCCGCCTGCCCGTGCTGCCGCGCATCATGACCATGGAGATGGCCTCTGGCGCGCGCACCATGCCCCTGGCGGCTTTGGCCGAGTTTCGCCGCATTTTCGGCGCGACCCGCGATATCTTGCGTCAGGGGCAGGAAACCGGCGTCATGCGCCCGGCCAATCCCGCCTTCGTCCACATGGCGCTTGTTGGCACGCTGGTCGTGTACAGCCTGTCCGAGCCGCTGCGCCGGCGTTTCGCCGACGCGGTCCAGGAAATGGACGTGCGTCTCGACGCGCCCCTGGCCGAGGCGGCCGCTTTTTTGGGCGATTTGATCGGCCGGGGGTTGCGGCCAGACGCGGCGGTTGGCGAAACGCCCGTGAACACGGCCGGGACGGAGGGGCATGGAGATGCGTAA